The Terriglobales bacterium DNA segment CAGCAGCGCCACCTCGTCGCCGTCTTTCAGGCGCGTGTCGGGGGCCGCGAACTCCTGGTTCACAGCGGTCGCGGTCGCCGGCAGGTAGTCCGCCAGCTTCGGCCACTTTTTCTCGCAGTCGCTCAGCAGGTCGGCCAAGCGCGCGCCGTCGGCGACGCGCAGCCGCTGTTCACTGCCGCCGGCGATCTCGCGCAACATCCCGAAGAATAGGACGCGCACTTGCACCGCTACAGGATACCGATTTGCGCGGCACTGTCACCTGGAGCGCGGCTATCGGGCGGCGGCGACTGCCGCCAGCGGCTCCAGGTGCGCGGTGAAGTGCCGCAAAAAGGGCGCCTCGTGCGTCAGGCGCATGCCCGTGATGAGGTCGCGCCGCTTCCACACCTCGAGGATGACCTCGATCACGTAGTCGATGTGGCTCTGCGTGTAGACGCGCCGCGGGATGGCCAGCCGTACCAGGTCCATCTTGGCGGCGTCGCCGAACATCAGCCCGCCGATCTCGACCGACCGGATGCCGCCCTCGAGATACAGCTCGCACGCCAGCGCCACCCCCGGGAACTGCTCCGCCGGCACGTGCGGCAGGAACGCGCGCGCGTCCAGATAGATGGCGTGGCCGCCCGGCGGCTGCACGATCGGAACGCCCTGCCGCGCGATGTGCTCGCCCAGGTACGCCGTCGACGCGATCCGGTAACGCAGGTAGTCCTCGTCGAGCGCCTCCTGCAGCCCGACCGCGATCGCTTCCAGGTCGCGCCCCGCCAGCCCGCCGTAGGTCGGGTAGCCCTCGGTCAGGATCAGCAGGTCTTTCTCCTGCTGCGCCAGCAGGTCGTCGTTGGTGCACAGGAAGCCGCCGATGTTCGCCATGCCGTCCTTCTTCGCCGACATGGTGCAGCCGTCGCCCAGCGCGAACATCTCCTGCGCGATCTCTTTCGGCGTCTTCTCCGCGTACCCCGGCTCGCGCAGCTTGATGAAGTACGCGTTCTCCGCGAACCGGCACGCGTCGAAGTAGAGCGGGATGCGATGCCGGCGGCACACTTCGCTCACCGCCCGCGCGTTCGCCATCGAGACCGGCTGGCCGCCGCCCGAGTTGTTCGTCACCGTCAGCATCACCAGCGGGATGTGCTCGCGCCCGACCTCGGCGATCACGCGCTCCAGCGCCGCCACGTCCATGTTGCCCTTGAACGGATGCACCAGCGCCGGCTGCTTCCCTTCCGCGATGGGCAGGTCCACCGCCTTCGCGTGCCGGTACTCCACGTTCGCGCGCGTGGTATCGAAGTGCGTGTTGTTCGGCACCACGTCGCCGCGCTTGCACATCACGCCGAACAGGATGCGCTCCGCCGCCCGTCCCTGGTGCGTCGGGATCACGTGCCGGTACCCGGTGATCTCCTGCACGGAGTCGCGGAAGTGGTCGAACGAGCGGCTGCCGGCGTAACTCTCGTCGCCCTCCATCACCGCCGCCCACTGATGCGTGGACATCGCGCCGGTCCCGCTGTCGGTCAGCAAGTCGATCAGCACGTCGTCCGCCGGCAGGAGAAAGAGGTTGTTGTGCGCCGCACGCAGCAACTCCTCGCGCTGCGCGCGCGTCGTCCACCGGATCGGCTCCACGCTTTTGATCCGGAACGGCTCGATGATGGTTCGCGGCATGCTGTGATGTTCGTCGCACCGCCGCTTCCCCGCTGTGACATCCGTCACCAAGCGCCGTTTGCGCCCGCTCCAACCGTCATTTAACCTAGCTGGTTTCCTCGCGACTCGAATGGCCGACCGTCCCCACACCTCCGACAACAAGCTCGCCTCGCAGCTCGACGCCACCTCCGCGCGCTTCGAGAAGAACATGCGCGCCATGGCCGACCTGGTCGCCGCCATCCACAACGAAGAAGAGAAGATCCAGGAGGGCGGCGGCGCGAAAGGCATCGAGGCGCAGCACGCCAAGGGGCGGCTGACCGCGCGCGAGCGCATCAAGCTGCTGCTCGACCCTGACAGCGAGTTCTTCGAGCTCGGCCTCTACGCCGCCTACAAGATGTACGAAGAGTGGGGAGGCGCGCCCTCCGCCGGCACTATCACCGGCCTGGGGCGCGTGCAGGGGCGCCTCTGCATGATCATCGCCAACGACGCCACCGTGAAGGCCGGCGCGTTCTTCCCGATGACCGCGAAGAAGGTCATCCGCGCGCAGAACATCGCCATCGACAATCGCATCCCGACCATTTACCTGGTCGACTCCGCCGGCGTCTTCCTGCCACTCCAGGAAGACGTATTCCCCGACACCGACGACTTCGGCCGCGTCTTCCGCAACAACGCCGTCATGTCGGCCATGGGCATTCCGCAGATCGCGGCCATCATGGGGATGTGCGTCGCCGGCGGCGCCTATCTCCCGCTGATGTGCGACCACATATTGATGACCGACGGCTCGGGCCTCTTCCTCGCCGGGCCCGCGCTGGTGCAGGCCGCCATCGGCGCCAAGTACACCGCCGAGGAGCTCGGCGGCGCCAAGATGCACTCCGAGATCTCGGGCACGGTCGACTACCGCGAGCCCAACGACGAAGCCTGCATCGCCCGCATCCGCTCTTTAGTGGAGAAGATCGGCCACAAGCGCCAGTCGCCCTTCGACCGCAAGAAGCCCGAAGCGCCCGCGTATCCGGCCGAGGAGATCTACGGCGTCTTCGACGGCGACCCCTCGCGCCAGTACGACATGAAGGAGATCATCGCGCGCATCGTGGACGGCTCGCGCTTCGACGAGTACAAGCCCGAGTACGGCGAGACCGTGCTCTGCGGATATGCGCGTATCGGCGGCTTCGCCGTCGGCATCGTCGCCAACCAGAAGAAGCACGTGCACCAGGTCGACCGCTCGGGCGCGAAGCGCGTCGAGTTCGGCGGCGTCATCTACACCGAATCCGCCGAGAAGGCCGCGCGCTTCATCATGGACTGCAACCAGAACCTCGTGCCGCTCGTCTTCCTGCACGACGTCAACGGCTTCATGGTCGGGCGCGACGCCGAGTGGAGTGGCATCATCCGCGCCGGCGCCAAGATGGTGAACGCCGTCTCGAACTCCGTCGTCCCGAAGATCGCCATCATCGTCGGCGGTTCCTTCGGCGCCGGCCACTACGCCATGTGCGGTAAGGCCTACGACCCGCGCTTCGTCTTCGCGTGGCCCACGGCGAGGTACGCGGTGATGTCGGGCGCCTCCGCCGCCGGCACGCTGGTCGAGATCAAGGTCAAGCAGCTGGAACGCGGCGGCAAGAAGCTGAGCGACGACGACAAGAAGAAGCTCTTCGACGAAGTGAAAGCCACCTACGACGAGCAGATGGACCCGCGCTACGGCGCCGCGCGCCTGTGGATCGACAAGATCATCGACCCGCTCCAGACCCGCGAAGCGATTACCATGGCGCTGGAAGCCGCCGCGCTGAATCCGGAAGTGAGAGAGTTCAAGGTTGGCGTGTTACAGACGTGAGTCATGAGGAATCGGCGATATGCGATAAGCAATGAGCGATAAGCCCCTTGGTCTGGCTTATTGCTTGTCGCTTATTGCTTGTCGGTGAAGACGAAACCGATGGCAGTCAAATTGATCGAGTGTCCGCGCGACGCCTGGCAAGGATTAAAAGGCCAGATCCCGACCGACATCAAGGTCGCGTACCTGCGCGCGCTCATCGGCGCCGGCTTTAAGCACATCGACGCGGTCTCGTTCGTCTCGCCCAAGGCCGTGCCGCAGATGGCCGACTCCGAAGACGTCCTGCTGCAGCTCGACCCGCCCGACGACGTCGAGCTCATCGGCATCGTCGTCAACGAGAAAGGCGCGGAGCGCGCCATCAACTCGGAAGCCGTCCGCACGCTCGGTTTTCCCTACTCCGTCTCGCCGACCTTCCTCGAGCGCAACCAGAAGCAGTCGCTCGAGCTCGCAGTCGACGAGCTCGAGAAGATCAAGAAGATGTGCGACGAAGCCGCCCTCGAGGTCGTCGCCTACGTCTCCATGGCGT contains these protein-coding regions:
- a CDS encoding tryptophanase, with the protein product MPRTIIEPFRIKSVEPIRWTTRAQREELLRAAHNNLFLLPADDVLIDLLTDSGTGAMSTHQWAAVMEGDESYAGSRSFDHFRDSVQEITGYRHVIPTHQGRAAERILFGVMCKRGDVVPNNTHFDTTRANVEYRHAKAVDLPIAEGKQPALVHPFKGNMDVAALERVIAEVGREHIPLVMLTVTNNSGGGQPVSMANARAVSEVCRRHRIPLYFDACRFAENAYFIKLREPGYAEKTPKEIAQEMFALGDGCTMSAKKDGMANIGGFLCTNDDLLAQQEKDLLILTEGYPTYGGLAGRDLEAIAVGLQEALDEDYLRYRIASTAYLGEHIARQGVPIVQPPGGHAIYLDARAFLPHVPAEQFPGVALACELYLEGGIRSVEIGGLMFGDAAKMDLVRLAIPRRVYTQSHIDYVIEVILEVWKRRDLITGMRLTHEAPFLRHFTAHLEPLAAVAAAR
- a CDS encoding MoaD/ThiS family protein, encoding MRVLFFGMLREIAGGSEQRLRVADGARLADLLSDCEKKWPKLADYLPATATAVNQEFAAPDTRLKDGDEVALL
- a CDS encoding acyl-CoA carboxylase subunit beta; its protein translation is MADRPHTSDNKLASQLDATSARFEKNMRAMADLVAAIHNEEEKIQEGGGAKGIEAQHAKGRLTARERIKLLLDPDSEFFELGLYAAYKMYEEWGGAPSAGTITGLGRVQGRLCMIIANDATVKAGAFFPMTAKKVIRAQNIAIDNRIPTIYLVDSAGVFLPLQEDVFPDTDDFGRVFRNNAVMSAMGIPQIAAIMGMCVAGGAYLPLMCDHILMTDGSGLFLAGPALVQAAIGAKYTAEELGGAKMHSEISGTVDYREPNDEACIARIRSLVEKIGHKRQSPFDRKKPEAPAYPAEEIYGVFDGDPSRQYDMKEIIARIVDGSRFDEYKPEYGETVLCGYARIGGFAVGIVANQKKHVHQVDRSGAKRVEFGGVIYTESAEKAARFIMDCNQNLVPLVFLHDVNGFMVGRDAEWSGIIRAGAKMVNAVSNSVVPKIAIIVGGSFGAGHYAMCGKAYDPRFVFAWPTARYAVMSGASAAGTLVEIKVKQLERGGKKLSDDDKKKLFDEVKATYDEQMDPRYGAARLWIDKIIDPLQTREAITMALEAAALNPEVREFKVGVLQT